One Brassica oleracea var. oleracea cultivar TO1000 chromosome C7, BOL, whole genome shotgun sequence genomic window carries:
- the LOC106306190 gene encoding bromodomain and WD repeat-containing protein 1-like isoform X1, which produces MALRKITPKADSVSPPMKPLSLSKQLPGNVQMADPDIAQNVVPNIDLDMREVYFLMLHLLSSGPCQRTYALLRHELLEHELLPRRYHAWYSRSGLPSGDENDDGDSFPLNYAELVKRYSHVKKDHLVELLKQLVFVSSRPTPSRGLGDGNGNKLIAAGVPTLLGTGSFSLLSYDKDIVGSDLKPPPISMRWPHMRADQVRGLSLREIGGGFARHHRAPSIRAACYVIAKPSTMVQKMQNIKRVRGHRNAVYCAIFDRSGRYVITGSDDRLVKVWSMETAYCLTSCRGHEGDITDLAVSSNNTFIASASNDCVIRVWRLPDGLPVSVLRGHTGAVTAIAFSPRPGSPYQLLSSSDDGTCRIWDARGAQFAPRIYLPRPPSPDGKNNVPSSSNAQQSHQIFCCAFNANGSVFVTGSSDTLARVYSVWSANKINNDDHQPNHEMDVLAGHENDVNYVQFSGCAAGYKFAVTDYSKDDSVPKFKNSWFCHDNIVTCSRDGSAIIWIPRSRRSHGKSCRWTRAYHLKVPPPPMPPQPPRGGPRQRILPTPRGVNMIAWSLDNRFVLAAIMDCRICVWNASDGSLVHSLTGHTASTYVMDVHPFNPRIAMSAGYDGQTIVWDIWEGIPIETYKISHFKLVDGKFSPDGTSIILSDDVGQLYVLSTGQGDSQKDAKYDQFFLGDYRPLIHDLYGNVLDQESQLPPYRRNMEDPLCDSAMIPYEEPYQTMFQKRRLGALGKEWRPSALKLAVGPDITLDQDYQMPPLADLDLAEPLPEFVDVMEWEPEVDILSDENDSEYNVPEEYSSEKEQECLNSSTSGESGSSSSESDEDGDNQNSLRRSKRKRHKTGAGIMTSSGRRVKKKNVDELEGATNKNKRSRKSGNGRKESKRKSSKSKSSRPRRAAAKNALSWFSKITGRSKDAEEEEDVSELSGSSESESTTQDSGTGDSELDVALLNGHGKQSKGKNILVCDSDDGAQECDIRETHPAERKRLVVRFPVKNSDKLTLLENLPGTSSHVPTPTLGNGCAEDSSIPENLGHTNQFNGLDASEVKWGMVKARTSKRMRGEAKSSHGLMGSEPEGKEKNVNEDENHHDNGVTAPSCLELRTDTDGVAVDAHLAISNGLPNGDERCLIVDGSPSRMADDGASKCSQDVTGPLHDLKDSLPPLSRTLRIRSKRASRAPDTSLKQEVKSSSMNEENGGSVALNDGSADTRCDLALESQNDGVVGTEQSLRNDSAHESNPPISDPVSIANDVHVSHPKRMFDFVYRRLKSRKHKNNSDGGATLSQEISLGSCSQDQSSGANSHEVVANGFRGTESNGLEKSEGSLTDSRDKLSNSRGNQNSQEEERSTSGATLRLRSTRNRRSTYPFSETKPAETKKPQQSTEKVSWLTLSTHEEGSRYIPQKGDEVAYLRQGHQEYLNFSSPREVAPWTSIKGGNMKAVEICKVESLEYATLAGSGDSCCKMILKVIDPNSEVFNKTFKLTLPDVVTFPDFIVERSRYEAAIQRNWTFRDKCKVWWRDEGEEDGSWWEGRILAVKAKSPDFPDSPWERYTVKYKSDPTETHLHSPWELFDADTKWEQPHIDDDERKRLLLALTKLETSNKRTKDSYGLQKLNQTVGSSSYTNMFPVPLSLEVIRSRLENNYYRSVEALRHDVAVMLSNAETFFGRNKSVAAKISHLSKWFDRTLPS; this is translated from the exons ATGGCTCTTAGGAAAATTACTCCGAAAGCCGATTCAGTCTCTCCCCCGATGAAACCTTTGAGTTTGTCTAAACAATTGCCAGGGAATGTGCAGATGGCAGACCCAGATATTGCTCAAAATGTTGTACCTAACATCGACTTGGACATGCGGGAAGTTTACTTTTTGATGCTCCACTTACTTTCCTCTGGGCCATGCCAGAGAACTTATGCACTGTTGCGACATGAACTTCTTGAGCATGAGCTTCTTCCCAGAAGATATCATGCTTGGTACTCGAGGAGTGGGTTGCCTAGTGGGGATGAGAATGATGATGGAGATTCCTTTCCTTTAAACTATGCTGAGTTGGTCAAGAG GTATTCTCACGTAAAAAAAGATCACTTGGTGGAGCTCCTGAAGCAATTAGTCTTTGTTTCAAGTAGGCCTACTCCCTCACGCGGTCTCGGTGATGGAAATGGAAACAAACTGATTGCAGCTGGTGTCCCAACACTTTTAGGGACTGGCTCGTTCTCCCTTTTGAGCT ATGACAAGGACATAGTTGGAAGTGATCTCAAACCACCACCTATTAGCATGCGTTGGCCTCATATGCGTGCTGATCAGGTGCGTGGTTTAAGTTTGAGGGAAATTGGTGGTGGTTTTGCCAGACATCATCGAGCCCCATCGATTCGTGCAGCATGTTATGTCATTGCAAAACCATCTACAATGGTACAAAAGATGCAGAACATCAAGAGGGTACGTGGACACAGAAATGCTGTGTACTGTG CTATATTTGATCGCTCAGGAAGGTATGTAATCACTGGTTCAGATGATCGCCTTGTAAAAGTATGGTCAATGGAGACTGCATACTGCCTGACCAGCTGTCGAGGGCATGAA GGTGACATAACTGATCTTGCTGTGAGTTCAAACAACACTTTCATAGCATCCGCATCAAATGATTGTGTAATCCGCGTT TGGCGATTGCCAGATGGCTTACCAGTTTCGGTACTTCGTGGACATACCGGAGCTGTTACTGCTATTGCATTTAGTCCCAGACCTGGATCCCCGTACCAGCTTCTTTC ATCGTCAGATGATGGTACATGTAGAATATGGGATGCTCGGGGTGCTCAATTTGCTCCGCGAATATATCTCCCTAGGCCTCCTAGTCCTGATG GAAAGAACAATGTCCCTTCTTCTAGTAATGCTCAGCAGAGTCACCAAATCTTTTGCTGCGCATTCAATGCCAATGGATCTGTATTTGTCACTGGCAGCTCTGACACTCTTGCTAGAGTATACTCG GTTTGGAGTGCTAACAAGATCAATAATGATGATCATCAGCCAAATCATGAGATGGATGTTCTGGCTGGACATGAGAATGATGTTAATTACGTTCAGTTCAG TGGTTGTGCTGCAGGATATAAATTTGCCGTAACTGACTACTCAAAAGACGATAGTGTTCCAAAATTTAAGAATTCCTG GTTCTGTCATGATAACATAGTTACATGCTCTCGTGATGGTAGTGCAATCATTTGGATCCCAAGATCACGGAGATCACAT GGGAAAAGCTGCCGATGGACACGAGCATATCATCTCAAGGTTCCACCTCCGCCCATGCCTCCTCAACCTCCTAGAGGCGGGCCACGTCAAAGGATCCTGCCTACTCCTCGTGGGGTTAATATGATTGCTTGGAGTCTGGATAATCGTTTTGTCCTTGCGGCTATCATGG ATTGTAGGATATGCGTGTGGAATGCCTCTGATGGTAGCTTGGTACATTCTTTGACTGGCCATACAGCATCT ACATATGTTATGGACGTCCATCCTTTTAATCCTCGGATAGCTATGAGTGCTGGCTATGATGGACAAACAATAGTGTGGGAT ATATGGGAAGGCATACCTATCGAAACATACAAGATTTCACACTTCAAGTTGGTCGATGGGAAGTTTTCACC GGATGGAACGTCAATTATACTTTCAGATGATGTGGGCCAACTCTACGTATTAAGCACAGGCCAAGGGGATTCTCAAAAGGACGCTAAATACGATCAG TTCTTCTTGGGGGATTATCGGCCATTAATTCATGACCTATATGGTAATGTCCTTGACCAG GAATCTCAGCTTCCGCCTTATCGCCGAAATATGGAGGATCCTCTTTGTGATTCAG CGATGATTCCATATGAAGAGCCATATCAGACAATGTTTCAGAAACGGCGACTTGGCGCCTTAGGCAAAGAATGGCGACCATCTGCTTTAAAGCTGGCTGTAGGGCCAGATATCACTTTGGATCAAGATTACCAAATGCCACCTCTGGCAGATCTAGACTTAGCTGAACCGTTGCCAGAATTTGTAGATGTAATGGAGTGGGAACCAGAAGTCGATATCTTGAGCGATGAAAATGACTCCGAATACAATGTGCCAGAAGAGTATTCGTCTGAAAAAGAGCAAGAATGTTTAAACTCTTCAACCTCTGGTGAGTCAGGTTCCAGTTCAAGTGAAAGCGATGAGGACGGTGATAATCAGAATAGCCTTAGAAGATCCAAAAGAAAAAGACATAAGACAGGA GCTGGGATCATGACTTCTTCGGGTAGGCGTGTTAAAAAGAAAAACGTTGATGAGCTTGAAGGAGCTACAAACAAGAACAAACGTAGCAGGAAATCTGGGAATGGTCGTAAAGAATCGAAGAGAAAATCATCAAAATCTAAATCGTCCAGACCTAGGCGAGCAGCTGCTAAAAATGCCCTCTCTTGGTTTTCTAAGATTACTGGTAGATCTAAAGATGCAGAAGAAGAAGAGGATGTCTCTGAATTGAGTGGGTCATCAGAAAGTGAATCGACAACACAGGACTCAGGCACTGGGGATAGTGAACTTGATGTAGCTTTGTTAAATGGGCATGGCAAGCAATCAAAAGGGAAAAACATTCTCGTATGTGATTCAGACGATGGGGCTCAAGAGTGTGATATTAGAGAAACTCATCCTGCTGAACGGAAGAGATTGGTTGTCAGGTTTCCTGTTAAGAACTCAGATAAGCTTACCTTGCTGGAGAACCTACCTGGAACATCTTCTCATGTTCCAACTCCAACTTTAGGGAATGGCTGTGCCGAAGACTCAAGCATTCCTGAGAACCTTGGACACACTAACCAATTTAATGGGTTAGATGCAAGTGAAGTCAAATGGGGAATGGTTAAGGCTCGTACATCAAAGCGAATGAGAGGTGAAGCAAAATCATCGCACGGACTTATGGGCTCTGAGCCAGAGGGAAAAGAAAAAAATGTTAACGAAGATGAAAATCACCATGATAATGGTGTTACAGCACCTAGTTGTTTGGAATTAAGAACAGATACAGATGGCGTAGCAGTTGACGCCCACTTGGCGATTTCTAATGGTTTGCCAAACGGTGATGAACGATGCCTAATAGTGGATGGGTCGCCAAGTCGAATGGCTGATGACGGTGCTTCTAAATGTTCTCAGGATGTAACCGGTCCCCTGCATGATCTGAAAGATAGCCTTCCACCTCTCTCTAGGACGTTGAGGATACGCTCCAAGAGGGCTTCAAGGGCTCCTGATACATCTTTGAAGCAAGAAGTAAAATCTTCATCAATGAATGAGGAAAATGGTGGCTCTGTCGCATTAAATGATGGTTCTGCAGACACTAGATGTGATTTGGCATTGGAATCTCAAAATGATGGTGTGGTTGGAACAGAGCAGTCTCTGAGAAATGATTCAGCGCATGAATCAAATCCGCCGATCAGTGACCCTGTCTCTATTGCTAATGATGTTCATGTGTCACATCCTAAACGGATGTTTGATTTTGTCTATAGACGACTGAAGTCACGAAAGCATAAGAATAACTCAGACGGGGGTGCTACTCTTAGTCAAGAAATAAGTCTAGGTTCTTGTAGTCAGGATCAGAGTAGTGGCGCTAATTCCCATGAAGTTGTCGCTAATGGGTTCCGTGGGACGGAGTCGAATGGATTGGAGAAGTCGGAAGGCAGTTTGACAGACAGCCGAGATAAACTAAGTAATTCACGCGGAAACCAAAACTCTCAAGAAGAAGAGAGATCAACTTCTGGGGCAACACTTCGGTTGAGATCAACAAGGAATAGAAGGTCTACTTATCCTTTTAGTGAAACTAAACCTGCTGAAACAAAGAAGCCTCAGCAGTCAACAGAAAAGGTATCCTGGTTGACATTGTCAACACATGAAGAGGGTTCTCGTTATATCCCACAAAAGGGGGATGAAGTTGCGTATTTGCGACAG GGGCATCAAGAATACTTAAACTTTAGCTCTCCGAGGGAAGTGGCTCCTTGGACTTCAATAAAGGGGGGGAATATGAAGGCGGTGGAAATTTGTAAAGTGGAAAGTCTTGAATACGCAACACTTGCTGGTTCTGGGGATAGCTGCTGCAAAATGATACTTAAAGTCATCGATCCAAACTCTGAAGTGTTCAACAAAACTTTCAAACTTACATTGCCTGATGTGGTGACATTTCCAGATTTTATAGTGGAAAGAAGTCGGTATGAAGCGGCAATACAGAGGAACTGGACTTTCAGGGATAAGTGTAAGGTTTGGTGGAGAGACGAAGGCGAAGAAGATGGTAGTTGGTGGGAAGGACGGATCTTAGCTGTGAAAGCCAAATCACCTGATTTTCCTGATAGTCCGTGGGAGAGGTACACAGTTAAATACAAGAGTGATCCGACTGAGACGCATCTTCACAGTCCCTGGGAGCTTTTTGATGCTGATACCAAGTGGGAACAGCCTCACATTGATGATGATGAACGAAAGCGTCTTCTCTTGGCCTTAACAAAGTTAGAGACTTCAAATAAAAGAACCAAG GATTCTTATGGCCTTCAAAAACTGAACCAAACCGTGGGAAGCTCCAGCTACACCAACAT GTTCCCAGTTCCGTTGTCTCTTGAAGTAATCAGATCGAGGCTTGAGAACAACTACTACCGGAGTGTGGAAGCATTAAGACACGACGTAGCAGTTATGTTGTCCAATGCAGAAACTTTCTTTGGTCGAAATAAAAGCGTAGCGGCCAAAATCTCACATCTCTCTAAATGGTTCGACCGCACGCTACCCTCGTAG
- the LOC106301324 gene encoding zinc finger CCHC domain-containing protein 10, with the protein MSESKDEKAQVAADRIKAAALTASKGLSRTQAERAAAAASRNVNAYGQKEEGPSRWQEKREAKRQMYLMSTEKAVRLGERKDKSVSASVVGGSSLAASQCQKCFQTGHWTYECKNERVYISRPSRTQQLKNPKLRTKPSVDDLDGDDEKLDAGNGKDEEEGERRSSKKSKRKQRSKSESGSDSEASVFETDSSDGSESSGESDSEYSSSSESEEERRRRRRRNKRKSKKKPKQRKERRRRKYSSSSSEEESSDSESASDSDSDEDRSSRKKKSKRHSSNNKRR; encoded by the coding sequence ATGTCTGAATCAAAGGATGAGAAAGCACAGGTTGCAGCAGACAGGATCAAAGCTGCAGCACTCACCGCTTCCAAAGGCTTAAGCCGCACCCAAGCTGAGCGAGCAGCTGCTGCTGCTTCCAGAAACGTCAACGCTTACGGTCAGAAGGAGGAAGGTCCGAGCAGATGGCAGGAGAAGAGGGAAGCCAAGAGGCAGATGTATCTGATGAGTACCGAGAAAGCTGTGAGGCTTGGGGAAAGGAAAGACAAGTCAGTGTCGGCATCGGTGGTGGGAGGAAGCAGCTTGGCGGCTTCGCAGTGTCAGAAGTGTTTCCAGACGGGGCACTGGACTTATGAGTGCAAGAACGAGAGGGTTTACATCTCTAGGCCTTCGAGAACTCAGCAGCTTAAGAATCCTAAACTGAGGACGAAGCCTTCTGTTGATGATCTTGATGGTGATGATGAGAAGCTAGATGCAGGAAACGGGAAAGATGAAGAAGAAGGTGAGAGGCGGTCGTCCAAGAAGAGCAAGAGAAAGCAGAGGTCGAAATCTGAGTCTGGCAGTGACAGTGAAGCTTCTGTGTTTGAAACAGATAGTAGTGACGGCTCTGAATCGTCTGGAGAGAGTGATTCGGAGTACAGTTCATCGTCTGAGTCGGAGGAGGAAAGGAGGAGGAGGAGGAGAAGGAATAAGAGGAAGAGCAAGAAGAAGCCAAAGCAGAGGAAGGAAAGGCGGAGAAGAAAATACAGCTCTTCTTCATCTGAGGAGGAGTCGTCTGACTCAGAATCAGCTTCGGACTCTGATTCTGATGAAGACAGAAGCAGTAGAAAGAAGAAGAGCAAGAGGCACAGCAGCAACAACAAGCGTCGTTGA
- the LOC106306190 gene encoding bromodomain and WD repeat-containing protein 1-like isoform X2 codes for MRWPHMRADQVRGLSLREIGGGFARHHRAPSIRAACYVIAKPSTMVQKMQNIKRVRGHRNAVYCAIFDRSGRYVITGSDDRLVKVWSMETAYCLTSCRGHEGDITDLAVSSNNTFIASASNDCVIRVWRLPDGLPVSVLRGHTGAVTAIAFSPRPGSPYQLLSSSDDGTCRIWDARGAQFAPRIYLPRPPSPDGKNNVPSSSNAQQSHQIFCCAFNANGSVFVTGSSDTLARVYSVWSANKINNDDHQPNHEMDVLAGHENDVNYVQFSGCAAGYKFAVTDYSKDDSVPKFKNSWFCHDNIVTCSRDGSAIIWIPRSRRSHGKSCRWTRAYHLKVPPPPMPPQPPRGGPRQRILPTPRGVNMIAWSLDNRFVLAAIMDCRICVWNASDGSLVHSLTGHTASTYVMDVHPFNPRIAMSAGYDGQTIVWDIWEGIPIETYKISHFKLVDGKFSPDGTSIILSDDVGQLYVLSTGQGDSQKDAKYDQFFLGDYRPLIHDLYGNVLDQESQLPPYRRNMEDPLCDSAMIPYEEPYQTMFQKRRLGALGKEWRPSALKLAVGPDITLDQDYQMPPLADLDLAEPLPEFVDVMEWEPEVDILSDENDSEYNVPEEYSSEKEQECLNSSTSGESGSSSSESDEDGDNQNSLRRSKRKRHKTGAGIMTSSGRRVKKKNVDELEGATNKNKRSRKSGNGRKESKRKSSKSKSSRPRRAAAKNALSWFSKITGRSKDAEEEEDVSELSGSSESESTTQDSGTGDSELDVALLNGHGKQSKGKNILVCDSDDGAQECDIRETHPAERKRLVVRFPVKNSDKLTLLENLPGTSSHVPTPTLGNGCAEDSSIPENLGHTNQFNGLDASEVKWGMVKARTSKRMRGEAKSSHGLMGSEPEGKEKNVNEDENHHDNGVTAPSCLELRTDTDGVAVDAHLAISNGLPNGDERCLIVDGSPSRMADDGASKCSQDVTGPLHDLKDSLPPLSRTLRIRSKRASRAPDTSLKQEVKSSSMNEENGGSVALNDGSADTRCDLALESQNDGVVGTEQSLRNDSAHESNPPISDPVSIANDVHVSHPKRMFDFVYRRLKSRKHKNNSDGGATLSQEISLGSCSQDQSSGANSHEVVANGFRGTESNGLEKSEGSLTDSRDKLSNSRGNQNSQEEERSTSGATLRLRSTRNRRSTYPFSETKPAETKKPQQSTEKVSWLTLSTHEEGSRYIPQKGDEVAYLRQGHQEYLNFSSPREVAPWTSIKGGNMKAVEICKVESLEYATLAGSGDSCCKMILKVIDPNSEVFNKTFKLTLPDVVTFPDFIVERSRYEAAIQRNWTFRDKCKVWWRDEGEEDGSWWEGRILAVKAKSPDFPDSPWERYTVKYKSDPTETHLHSPWELFDADTKWEQPHIDDDERKRLLLALTKLETSNKRTKDSYGLQKLNQTVGSSSYTNMFPVPLSLEVIRSRLENNYYRSVEALRHDVAVMLSNAETFFGRNKSVAAKISHLSKWFDRTLPS; via the exons ATGCGTTGGCCTCATATGCGTGCTGATCAGGTGCGTGGTTTAAGTTTGAGGGAAATTGGTGGTGGTTTTGCCAGACATCATCGAGCCCCATCGATTCGTGCAGCATGTTATGTCATTGCAAAACCATCTACAATGGTACAAAAGATGCAGAACATCAAGAGGGTACGTGGACACAGAAATGCTGTGTACTGTG CTATATTTGATCGCTCAGGAAGGTATGTAATCACTGGTTCAGATGATCGCCTTGTAAAAGTATGGTCAATGGAGACTGCATACTGCCTGACCAGCTGTCGAGGGCATGAA GGTGACATAACTGATCTTGCTGTGAGTTCAAACAACACTTTCATAGCATCCGCATCAAATGATTGTGTAATCCGCGTT TGGCGATTGCCAGATGGCTTACCAGTTTCGGTACTTCGTGGACATACCGGAGCTGTTACTGCTATTGCATTTAGTCCCAGACCTGGATCCCCGTACCAGCTTCTTTC ATCGTCAGATGATGGTACATGTAGAATATGGGATGCTCGGGGTGCTCAATTTGCTCCGCGAATATATCTCCCTAGGCCTCCTAGTCCTGATG GAAAGAACAATGTCCCTTCTTCTAGTAATGCTCAGCAGAGTCACCAAATCTTTTGCTGCGCATTCAATGCCAATGGATCTGTATTTGTCACTGGCAGCTCTGACACTCTTGCTAGAGTATACTCG GTTTGGAGTGCTAACAAGATCAATAATGATGATCATCAGCCAAATCATGAGATGGATGTTCTGGCTGGACATGAGAATGATGTTAATTACGTTCAGTTCAG TGGTTGTGCTGCAGGATATAAATTTGCCGTAACTGACTACTCAAAAGACGATAGTGTTCCAAAATTTAAGAATTCCTG GTTCTGTCATGATAACATAGTTACATGCTCTCGTGATGGTAGTGCAATCATTTGGATCCCAAGATCACGGAGATCACAT GGGAAAAGCTGCCGATGGACACGAGCATATCATCTCAAGGTTCCACCTCCGCCCATGCCTCCTCAACCTCCTAGAGGCGGGCCACGTCAAAGGATCCTGCCTACTCCTCGTGGGGTTAATATGATTGCTTGGAGTCTGGATAATCGTTTTGTCCTTGCGGCTATCATGG ATTGTAGGATATGCGTGTGGAATGCCTCTGATGGTAGCTTGGTACATTCTTTGACTGGCCATACAGCATCT ACATATGTTATGGACGTCCATCCTTTTAATCCTCGGATAGCTATGAGTGCTGGCTATGATGGACAAACAATAGTGTGGGAT ATATGGGAAGGCATACCTATCGAAACATACAAGATTTCACACTTCAAGTTGGTCGATGGGAAGTTTTCACC GGATGGAACGTCAATTATACTTTCAGATGATGTGGGCCAACTCTACGTATTAAGCACAGGCCAAGGGGATTCTCAAAAGGACGCTAAATACGATCAG TTCTTCTTGGGGGATTATCGGCCATTAATTCATGACCTATATGGTAATGTCCTTGACCAG GAATCTCAGCTTCCGCCTTATCGCCGAAATATGGAGGATCCTCTTTGTGATTCAG CGATGATTCCATATGAAGAGCCATATCAGACAATGTTTCAGAAACGGCGACTTGGCGCCTTAGGCAAAGAATGGCGACCATCTGCTTTAAAGCTGGCTGTAGGGCCAGATATCACTTTGGATCAAGATTACCAAATGCCACCTCTGGCAGATCTAGACTTAGCTGAACCGTTGCCAGAATTTGTAGATGTAATGGAGTGGGAACCAGAAGTCGATATCTTGAGCGATGAAAATGACTCCGAATACAATGTGCCAGAAGAGTATTCGTCTGAAAAAGAGCAAGAATGTTTAAACTCTTCAACCTCTGGTGAGTCAGGTTCCAGTTCAAGTGAAAGCGATGAGGACGGTGATAATCAGAATAGCCTTAGAAGATCCAAAAGAAAAAGACATAAGACAGGA GCTGGGATCATGACTTCTTCGGGTAGGCGTGTTAAAAAGAAAAACGTTGATGAGCTTGAAGGAGCTACAAACAAGAACAAACGTAGCAGGAAATCTGGGAATGGTCGTAAAGAATCGAAGAGAAAATCATCAAAATCTAAATCGTCCAGACCTAGGCGAGCAGCTGCTAAAAATGCCCTCTCTTGGTTTTCTAAGATTACTGGTAGATCTAAAGATGCAGAAGAAGAAGAGGATGTCTCTGAATTGAGTGGGTCATCAGAAAGTGAATCGACAACACAGGACTCAGGCACTGGGGATAGTGAACTTGATGTAGCTTTGTTAAATGGGCATGGCAAGCAATCAAAAGGGAAAAACATTCTCGTATGTGATTCAGACGATGGGGCTCAAGAGTGTGATATTAGAGAAACTCATCCTGCTGAACGGAAGAGATTGGTTGTCAGGTTTCCTGTTAAGAACTCAGATAAGCTTACCTTGCTGGAGAACCTACCTGGAACATCTTCTCATGTTCCAACTCCAACTTTAGGGAATGGCTGTGCCGAAGACTCAAGCATTCCTGAGAACCTTGGACACACTAACCAATTTAATGGGTTAGATGCAAGTGAAGTCAAATGGGGAATGGTTAAGGCTCGTACATCAAAGCGAATGAGAGGTGAAGCAAAATCATCGCACGGACTTATGGGCTCTGAGCCAGAGGGAAAAGAAAAAAATGTTAACGAAGATGAAAATCACCATGATAATGGTGTTACAGCACCTAGTTGTTTGGAATTAAGAACAGATACAGATGGCGTAGCAGTTGACGCCCACTTGGCGATTTCTAATGGTTTGCCAAACGGTGATGAACGATGCCTAATAGTGGATGGGTCGCCAAGTCGAATGGCTGATGACGGTGCTTCTAAATGTTCTCAGGATGTAACCGGTCCCCTGCATGATCTGAAAGATAGCCTTCCACCTCTCTCTAGGACGTTGAGGATACGCTCCAAGAGGGCTTCAAGGGCTCCTGATACATCTTTGAAGCAAGAAGTAAAATCTTCATCAATGAATGAGGAAAATGGTGGCTCTGTCGCATTAAATGATGGTTCTGCAGACACTAGATGTGATTTGGCATTGGAATCTCAAAATGATGGTGTGGTTGGAACAGAGCAGTCTCTGAGAAATGATTCAGCGCATGAATCAAATCCGCCGATCAGTGACCCTGTCTCTATTGCTAATGATGTTCATGTGTCACATCCTAAACGGATGTTTGATTTTGTCTATAGACGACTGAAGTCACGAAAGCATAAGAATAACTCAGACGGGGGTGCTACTCTTAGTCAAGAAATAAGTCTAGGTTCTTGTAGTCAGGATCAGAGTAGTGGCGCTAATTCCCATGAAGTTGTCGCTAATGGGTTCCGTGGGACGGAGTCGAATGGATTGGAGAAGTCGGAAGGCAGTTTGACAGACAGCCGAGATAAACTAAGTAATTCACGCGGAAACCAAAACTCTCAAGAAGAAGAGAGATCAACTTCTGGGGCAACACTTCGGTTGAGATCAACAAGGAATAGAAGGTCTACTTATCCTTTTAGTGAAACTAAACCTGCTGAAACAAAGAAGCCTCAGCAGTCAACAGAAAAGGTATCCTGGTTGACATTGTCAACACATGAAGAGGGTTCTCGTTATATCCCACAAAAGGGGGATGAAGTTGCGTATTTGCGACAG GGGCATCAAGAATACTTAAACTTTAGCTCTCCGAGGGAAGTGGCTCCTTGGACTTCAATAAAGGGGGGGAATATGAAGGCGGTGGAAATTTGTAAAGTGGAAAGTCTTGAATACGCAACACTTGCTGGTTCTGGGGATAGCTGCTGCAAAATGATACTTAAAGTCATCGATCCAAACTCTGAAGTGTTCAACAAAACTTTCAAACTTACATTGCCTGATGTGGTGACATTTCCAGATTTTATAGTGGAAAGAAGTCGGTATGAAGCGGCAATACAGAGGAACTGGACTTTCAGGGATAAGTGTAAGGTTTGGTGGAGAGACGAAGGCGAAGAAGATGGTAGTTGGTGGGAAGGACGGATCTTAGCTGTGAAAGCCAAATCACCTGATTTTCCTGATAGTCCGTGGGAGAGGTACACAGTTAAATACAAGAGTGATCCGACTGAGACGCATCTTCACAGTCCCTGGGAGCTTTTTGATGCTGATACCAAGTGGGAACAGCCTCACATTGATGATGATGAACGAAAGCGTCTTCTCTTGGCCTTAACAAAGTTAGAGACTTCAAATAAAAGAACCAAG GATTCTTATGGCCTTCAAAAACTGAACCAAACCGTGGGAAGCTCCAGCTACACCAACAT GTTCCCAGTTCCGTTGTCTCTTGAAGTAATCAGATCGAGGCTTGAGAACAACTACTACCGGAGTGTGGAAGCATTAAGACACGACGTAGCAGTTATGTTGTCCAATGCAGAAACTTTCTTTGGTCGAAATAAAAGCGTAGCGGCCAAAATCTCACATCTCTCTAAATGGTTCGACCGCACGCTACCCTCGTAG